ccatccttggtcttgtggaaaataaccgttatgaccattggctaggtagtatgttgtaatgtcgtcaaaaggacgagggtttcgtaatgtccaacagccccgtaataatctaaaaaccttgtttctcaccccaactactgaatccgtcacttgtgggaaagttttatttaaaagctgcaatctgatgttctttttctcactttggtaagaagcgaacatcactaacccgtaagcataacatgcttctttatgttgcatgttagaagctctttctaattcacgaaatcctatgttgggatatgttgagtcaaaataggttcttaacccgtagcgtaaaattgcatttgggttccccgcatttaacgctttaaagaaaacacggcgtaacttaaagactccccaatgtgatataccccacctatcaaaggaaagccttttataaactaaggcatttctggaaactctttcaaatgtttgacaagttaatttcgccataactaaatgtgctgatgaattctgaccgactctagacaagatttcctcaatcatatcctctggtaggtcttcaaaaatattcggttgtctacccttaacgtccattttgtttttatactgtaaaatagacaaggattagattcgtaataacaaacaatacaagcaatttttacatagaacataaaagtacaagtacactacaatacatttattacacaacatactcacacccctctaatctgaatcactggtttcttcttcttcggacttggttctttttcctaatcttctagggatatatgatgttcctctaatacgagtcgtcgttttccacattggtttagaaaaacctggtggtttagaggttcccgggttattatcacgatattgaaaatacgggtgttgacggtacatataaagttcatcggggtcggaatcaaatttctctattttgatgccttttcccttattattttcttttgcctcattaaattgggtcggggtaatttctataacatcatcggaatcctcatcaggatccgattcatcggaaaattggtaattttcccaatattttgcttcgttaacggaaacaccattgaccattattaactttagtccattggttgaggattttcttttatttgaccggttttctgtgattcctactattcccccctccgaaacctcttcttcttccagttcctcttcttctggttcctcttcttccggttcctcttcttccggttccgtttcctcttctttcggttcttcgggaacttgtgaatcttgccaatatatattcgactcttcgttattattaggtgagtcaatgagatttgtgctagagatagacatctatcacacaatatcaaacatgttaagagattaatatatcacataatatttacatgttaataatatatagtttccaacaaaatgttaagcaatcatttttaaagaaaacacggtcgaagtccagactcactaatgcatcctaacaaactcgataagacacactattgcaaatttactggttcgctaagaccaacgctcggataccaactgaaatgtcccgttcatattgattataaacgttccatattaattgatttcgttgcgaggttttgacctttatatgagacgtttttcaaagactgcattcatttttaaaacaaccataacctttattttatcaataaaggttttaaaaacattacgtagattttcaaataatgataatctaaaatatactatttacacttgaccattacataatggtttacaatagaaatatattacatcgacatatgtttcttgaatgcagtttttacacaatatcatacaaacatggactccaaatcttgtccttattttagtatgcaacagcggaagctcttagtattcacctgagaataaacatgctttaaacgtcaacaaaaatgttggtgagttataggtttaacctatatatatcaaatcgtaacaatagaccacaagatttcatatttcaatacacatcccgtacatagagataaaaatcattcatatggtgaacacctggtaaccgacattaacaagatgcatatataagaatatccccatcattccgggacacccttcgaatatgatataaatttcgaagtactaaagcatccggtactttggatggggtttgttaggcccaatagatctatctttaggattcgcatcaattaggtgtctgttgcctaattcttagattaccagacttaataaaaaggggcatattcgatttcgataatttaaccatagaatgtagtttcacgtacttgtatctattttgtaaatcatttataaaacctgcatgtattctcatcccaaaaatattagattttaaaagtgggactataactcactttcacagatatttccttcctcgaaaataagacttggccacggattgattcacgaacctataaaaatatgtacatatatatcaaggtatgatcaaaatataattacaaccatttttattatgttttaaagatttgagtgtattaagtcagctgtcctcgttagtaacctacaactagttgtccacagttagatgtacagaaataaatcgatatattatcttgaatcaatccacgacccagtgtatacacgtctcaggctaaatcacaactcaaagtatatatattttttggaatcaacctcaaccctgtatagctaactccaacattactgcatatagagtgtctatggttgttccaaataatatatatacatgggtcgatatgatatgtcaaaatatttgcatacgtgtatatggcatcccaagattacataatatattagaatatatgtataatacaatataagttagctaggatatgatttgtatagatttattaaacatttcccgtagctaaaaagatcaaaaaatccaatcttgttttacccataacttcttcattttaaatccgttttgagtgaatcaaattgctatggtttcatattgaactataatttaagaatccaaacagaaaaagtataggtttattgttggaaatttaagttacatgtcaattactaaagaggtagtcatttttgtctaaagaacaacatcttgatgaccattttgaaaaacatactttcactttgaatttaaccaagagttttttatatagtttcatgtttatatgaaaaatcattttcaaagaagaataacttttaaatcaaagtttatcatagtttttaattatccaaaccaaaacagcccccggtttcactacgaaggcgtatatccaattttatggtgttcatcgtgtttccaggttttaaatcattaacttagcatatcatatagatatagaacatgtgtttagttgattttaaaagtcaagttagaaggattaacttttgtttgtgaacaagtttagaattaactaaactatgttctagtgattacaagtttaaaccttcgaataagatagctttatatgtatgaatcgaatgatgttatgaacatcattactacctcaagttttctggataaaactactggaaatgagtaaaatggatctagcttcaaaggatccttgaatggcttgaaagttcttgaagcagaatcatgacacaaaaatagttcaagtaagattttcactcgaaataagattgttatagttgtagaaatcgaatcaaagtttgaatatgaatattaccttgaattagaaagataaactactgtaaataaaaaaggttctttgatcttagatgattacttggaatggattagaaagctgggaagtagacttgcaaacttggaagtattcttgatttttatgaaactatacttatggaatttatgaagaatacttagaacttgaagatggaacttgagagagattaattagatgaagaaaattgaagaatgaaagtgtttgtaggtgtttttggtcgttggtatatggattagatataaaggatatgtaattttgttttcatgtaaataagtcatgaatgattactaatatttttgtaattttatgaggtatttcatgctagttgtcaaattatggttctcacatgtgttaggtgactcacatgggctactaagagctgatcattggagtgtatataccaatagtacatacatctaaaagctgtgtattgtacgagtacgaatactggtgcatacgagtagaattgttgatgaaactgaacgaggatgtaattgtaagcatttttgttaagtagaagtactttgatatgtgtcttgaagtctttcaaaagtgtaagaatacatatcaaaacacaacatgtatatacattctaatggagtcgttaagtcttcgttagtcgttacatgtaagtgttgttttgaaacctttaagttaacgatctcaattaatgttgttaacccaatgtttattatattaaatgagatgttaaattattatattatcatgatattatgaagtacgaatatctcttaatatgatatatacattaaaatatcgttacaatgataatcgttacatataagtctcgtttcgtaattcttgagttagtagtcttgtttttacatatgtagttcattgttaacacacttaatgatatatttaaatatcattttatcatgttaaatatagtgtatcaatatcttaatatgatacatatatatttagtagacgttatcataacgataatcgttatatatatcatttcgagtttcttaacttagtaatctcatttcttatgtatatcacacattgttaatatacttagtgagatacttactcatcataatctcatgtcaaccatatatatatgtctatatatacaacaacatgtagtttttacaattttgtaacgttcgtgaatcgccggtcaacttgggtgatcaattgtctatatgaaacttatttcatttaatcaagtcttaacaagtttgtttgcttaacacgttggaaacatttagtcatgtaaatatcaatctcaattaatatatataaacatggaaaagttcgggacacTACAGAAACATCCAAGTATAGTTACTTAAGTGGGTTATAAagccataccccataacacacgggtgttTATTAGTTGTcttatatctttcgtacttaatttggtaactgatcaagcatagaatattcgggtcgggttcggtccatacTTGACATCaataaagggggatttaagggtcaattgggtttaactctccggtctggagtaccgtgaataaccccctgcgagatgaggatctcagcgaGGGTTGTTAAGCATAGACCCACCATCGACAGGTAGTCTAGTCGACGATGGCTCACACTGGGTtatagggtttatgttcatagaacgttacctgcATATCAAGAGTGTCTAGTGAAATGCTTTAAGTTCGGTAGCGCGGGTACGATTGCGCTATCCTAGACAGCGCGGATGGTCCGTACGCGGATACTTAAAATAATATGTGTGTAAGTTCTCCCATAACAGATCCTTTGTCTTGTGATTtgagtccgttatttatagctacaATGCCGTTTGCTTATTGGAGCCATGTGTTCCACGTTGCTTTCTTATCGGTACTGCCTGACCCTTCAGGGGACGGGGACCAGGGAACAATACTGTTGCTCTCTGCTGACTGTCGGTTCTTTTGCAGGGATCGTGGCAAGTATGAGACACGTCATCCTCATCTAGCGCGCTACTATAGCCTAGCGTACATTTACTTGTGCCTAGAGTGCTAGAGCGTGAGGTCTGTGCATAtatggtgcaagtgtgatgcgcaacgcgagccaatcgggtatgcgtatcattaagtccccccagttcgatattaTACGCATGCATTGCACATGGTGTCGAACTCAGCTACTACTAACTTTATAGTAGGTGTGACGTGAAAACCATCACATCCCCTGTTCCGTTGCATTAAATCTATCTCTTCCTTTCCGTACATGTTCTGACACGTGTACGGTCAAGATCTTTTACCGTCATCCTTTCTCCTTCTATAAATAGAGCTTTCCACATTCATTTTCTACTTTCTTCATTTCCATTTTTAGCATGGCTTATTGCGCTGATTCATCAAATGTTGGTTCCATTCCTTCATCCATATCATCTGAATACGTAGCGCATCTCGTGATGCACTATCCTTCAATGAGGTCATTATCGCCTGTGGTTCCTGGTCGTTTAGACCGAGCCAACCGCTCTCCTATTGGTAAGGTGGCCGTGTATAGTGTGGTTTTTGAGCGAGGGAACCTGCGCCTTCCGCATACAAATTTCTTCATGCGCGTACTTTCACACTTCAATATAGGAATGGGTCAGCTGGATCCAGATAGCGCTTGTCGCCTCATTACATTCCAGATGTGGTGCAAGGCGCATGATTTTATTCCTACTGTTAATCTGTTTAAGAACATATTTTCATTTGAGCGACTTGATACGGGCTGGTTCGCTTTCCACGATAATATTCGTTTCACTGGTAAACCAACGGAGGAAAGCCCACTAGATTGGAAAGAGCATTATTTCTTTGTGGATAGCACCTTTATCCCTTCAGAGTTTTCGAATGTGGCTTCCTGGCAGTATGGTTTTGACAGGAGTTTAAATTCAATGCCTCCCTTAAGTTCAGGCGAGCAATCAATGTTGGACAAGTGTGTGGGCCGCGCTCTACCATTACGTGCATACAGTAATAACGTGCTGTATGCTGGGGGAATATCCAAGCATTGGTCGAACCCCAGCTATTATCCTCACTTTAGCCGCCATCTTCAAGGTATGCAGAACCTTCAATTTTTCCTCCTTCTACTTCTTTATTAATGGCTTTTTGTATTTTGGCAGCAATTCCCTTTTCCGAGTATCTTGAATTTTCTTCTTCCACGTCTGTGGCGGTTGACCACATGCCTTTGGGGAAAGGCTTCTCAGCTAAGCGTCCTGTTGCTGTTGCTTCCGGCGCCTCGcgcaagaaaaagaagaagaaagctaTGGCGCAATATGCCGATTTGCCAAAGCGGTGTCCTCGCGGGAAGCTTGTTCCATTACATGGTGACGCGTTTGCTCAAAGGAAATGTAAGAGGCCAACCACTTCTTCTTCTTTGTCAAAGCGCGCTCACACTGGTATGGTTATTGTTTCCTTTGTTGTTTGCTTTGCTTGTGTTAATCATTATTCACCCTTATCCTTTTTTGACAATTGACAGGCTTGGGTCTACTATGAAAGGGGGCGCGAACCGATCTCACCTGTCCCCCATCCAGGTGGATAGTGACTCTTCCATTGAGAAACATCGCCCCACATCGGCGAACTCTGCAAGGGGTAAGAGCGCCCAGAGTCCTGGGCCGAGCAATGGGTCTTCTGGCGACGAGATGTCAATAATGAGGGACACAGTGATGAGCCTTTGCGGTAAACTTGAGAGAGCACAATAGGCCAATAAAAAGGTGCAGGCGCAACTAGACCGCGCCAATCGTCGAAATAATGATAATGAGAAAACTATTTGCGCGTCACGGCGCATGTAATATTTTGTAACATGTGCATTTTTTATGAAATAAAAGTACACTTATCGTGATTTGATGTTTCTGTCGTATAAGTCGCTCTCGTGACTGCTTTCGTTATCGATAACCTTTCTTGATTTATACTCTTGGCGTATCGTTGCGAGCCTTCACGTGTATTGATGTGCACTCAATACACACTTAGATCGCACCCCTGTAGTCGCGTCAAAGAGTCTTCCAAACGCTAGTTTGGGACTGTGGTCAAGCGCGACCAACACTTTTGTGTTTATAGTCATGACTCGCAGATCCCTAGGTCTGCTCAGGTGGAACTAGGTCAAACCAATGACTGTTGCTCTCCGGTATATAGTCTAGTCTGTCTCCAAACAGACTTCTGCAGCATGGGAGCTAGGGAAAGTCATCCCTTAAAGAGGCAGGAACGCGCTAGTATATTACTGTGCGCGTGCAGTTTAAGTCAAGTAGCTATTCTGCTTTTAAAGGTACAAGAAATAATCGACTGAAAATTACttattactttaatataatcaaaaATGATTTTACAATAGCGCAGTACATGATCGTCTTACAAAGGCGCGTTCTTTTAGTAATTACATGCAAATCTAGACAAAGTAGGGTGAGTGATCAATTCTCCTAATTTCTATATTACATGTAACATTTCTTAAGCGTGGTATCATGCCAGGTCCGCTTGATTGGATTGCCCTTAAGCTCTGCCAGTTTGTAAGCTCCAGTGTTACTGATTCCAATGACCCTATAAGGTTCCTCCCAATTTGGCCCCAACTTTCCAGTGTTTTGGGCTCTACTAGCCTGGTTGTCACACCACATAAGATCTCCTACCTTGTATGTCCTTGCCCGCACGCACTTATCGTAATACTTTGCTATGTGCTGCTTGTTAGCGGCTTCGCGGATCGCCGCCATTTCCCTGCGCTCTTCCGCATAATTCAGATTGGTGCACAACCTTTCGTCGTTTTCACCCTCGTTGTAGGATAAAATCCTTTCTGTTGGAACGGTTATTTTTGCTGGGATTACCACTTCCAAACCGTACACTAAACTGAACGGTGTTTCTCCTATGCTCTTCTTGTGTGTTGTTCTGTGCACCCATAGGACTTTGGGTAACTCATCAACCCATCCGCTGCGCTTCATTCCTAACCTTGCCTTAATGGCATGCACAATATCCCTATTCGTGACCTCACATTGGCCATTAGCTTGAGGGTGCGCGACGGAGGTGAAACATTGCTTGATGTTCAATTCTTGGCACCAGTTGCGGAAGGGGTTTCCTTCAAATTGTGTGCCATTGTCGCTGAAAATTTCGTTAGATACACCGAACCTGCATACAATGCTTTCCTAGAAAAAATCTCTGATCTGCTTACTGGTGATGGTGCGCAGGGGTTTCGCTTCCACCCATTTGGTAAATAAGTCAATAGCGACCACTAGGTATTCAGCATTTCCCGCGCCCTTTGGGAAAGGTCCGACTATATCTATAGCCCATTTGTAGAACTACCATGGTGACGTGATGGGTATCATAGGGTGCTGTGGTGCCCTACTAACGGGTGCATGCAGTTAGCATTCTTAGCAAACTCTTATCCGTTCCACCGTATCAGCGTACATTCAGGGCCAATATACCCTAGATGCTTGATCCTCTCAGTTACCATCCTTGATCCAGAATGTAACCCACATGATCCTTGTGAATCTCATCGATAATCATAGCGGCTTCTTTGGGTCCCACGCAGAGCAGTGATGCGCCCAAATAAGATTTTCGATATAGGATTTCTCCTCTCAGTTCGTAATTTGGCTCTTTCACTCTAATCTTCATTGCTTCCTTCTCATCTTCATGTAAGGATCCAATGCGCAGGAATTCTATAATGTCCGTCATCTAAGTTGCTTCTTCTTCCTCCACAGATGCAATCGTTATCTCCGGTTCAGTGGATTTCTTGAAAACTTGCTCCACTAATATCTTCTTTTTAGATGGTTGAAGATGAGAGCTGCTAGCTTATTGAGTACATCCGCTTGTTTGTTTTGATTCTTGAGGATTTGACTGATCCTGAAATCGATAAATGTATCGGCCAGAGAGTGGACCAGAGCCAAGTATGATTGTATGAATTTGTCATTGGTTTCGAACGTGCCATTTATCTGATTAGCGACTAATTGTGAATCTACATAGGCATGTAGCTTTTTTACTCCCAACTCTCGGGCTATGCGCATTCCAGCCAACAGCGCTTTGTATTCTGCCTCGTTGTTTGTCACTTTAAAGTTAAACCGTAGCGCGTAAGTGTGCTCTTCTCGATGCGGACCTATGAGGATTAGACCTGCTCCCGCGCCCTCAGAGCTTACTGCGCCGTCGGTATAGAGTTCCCATAGTTCGGGAGGAGGCGCGGGTAGTTGTTCTGGATCGTAGATTACTGGCATATCAGCGgctgtttcagccagataatcGGCCATCACATGCCCCTTAATGGCGCTTCTAGCGCAGTATGCGATTTCATGCTCGCCTAACTCTATCACCAATTTGGTCAATCTCTCTGATATTTATGGTTTGTAGAGCAGTTTTCAAATAGGTTGGTCGGTGAGTACCGTAAtgggatgtgcttgaaagtatatGCGCAGACGAGCAGTGACAACAAGCGCGTACACGAGCTTTTCTATGAGGAGATAGTTTAACTCGCTCCCTGATAATGCCTTGCTGACAAAGTATATTGGCATTTGGGCATCTCCCCGTTCGGCTACAAAGACGGAACTAACAGCTTCTTTAGACACTGCAAGGTAGAGTATCAGAGTTTCGCCTGCTATTAGCGCTGTTAACGTCGGGAGGTCTTTGAGgaatgtattcatttcttagaatgcTTTTTCTGCTAACAATTTCTCCTCGGTGTTGCTTTTGATGACGAGGTCATCGACATATGCCTCGAGGTTGCGCCCAATTTTCTTAGCAAATGTTGTATCTATAGTGCAATGATAAGTGGCTCCCGCGTTTTTCAGTCCAAAGGGAATTTTGGTGTAACAGTATATCCCTTGGTCTGTGTGGAACGCGGTCTTCTCCTCGTCTTCTTCCGTCATTTGTATTTGGTGATATCCTTTGTAGGCATCTAGGAAGCACTTAAACCTGAAACCAGCAAGCGACTCAACTTTCCAGTCTATCTATGGCAGCGGATAATTGTCCTTAGGGCAGGTTTTGTTGATATCTTTGAAATCGATACAGAGCCACCACGTTCCATCGGACTTGGCCACCAGCACGGGGTTAGCTACCCACGTCTGGTAGTTCACTTTACGTAGTATGTTAGCTTTTACCAGCTTATCCACTTCCCTGCGCAACCATTCACTCCTTTCGGGCGCCATTGGTCGTTTCTTTTGTTTGATAGGGGTCAAATTGATGCTAGCGCGGAGATAATGCTGCACGATCTCTCGTGGTACTCCGGTCATATCGGCATCACGCCAACAGAATACATCAGAGTTGGAAATGAGGATATTCCTCAGCTTCTCTTTAGTTTCATGCGTGAGGCTCCCCCTATCTTTACCTTCTGTTCCGGATACTCCGGATTAACTATGATCCACCACTCATTCGCTCCCTTTTCTTCGGGAGTAGCGCTTCCTTTGTTGGTAACAGATGTGCACAAGGCATCCAGTGGTGTTAACTCGAGGGTGGCGACTCCTTGATCTGTCAAGAATCGGACTGTGGATGGTATGGCGCCGAATTTTTGGATGGAGGTCCTTCCTAGTATAGCATTGTATCTAGAATACGAGCGCACCACACAAAATTCTATGCTCTCAGTGCACTTTTTTAATTTATCTTTGCTGTCTCTCAGCTCTAGCTTCAAATCTAAAATTCCAATAGGCGACGCTGATTCTCCTAAAAATCCGGATAAGGCCGTAGTCGGAGGCTTGATGGTAAGCCTCACCGTTGTGGGTAACTGTCGGAAGCAATGCTTGTACATGATGTCAACGCTACTGCCGTTGTCCATATGAAGGCACTTAACGCCATGACCTGACTCGGGCAGATATCCCTGCACTACAATGGGCGCGCAGGAAGTGTTGAATGTCTGGATTGCGGGGAACGATATCTCCGTTATCTCCGAGCTTTCGCCAGCGCCAGCTTTGCGCTTTGTTCCTAGCTGTGGTCGGCAGTTGGCCACTGAATGCGCTTATCTTTTCGCAACAGGTGCCTGTATGGAAAAAATAAATGAGTAGTAGACATATAGAAAAAATATCAAACCAAAACCTTTTAACTTgtatgtcccacggatggcgccaaatgatcaagcatggaATATTTTGGTCGGGtttggtccatgcttgacatcaataaagggggatttaagggtcaattgggtttaactctccggTTCGAAGTACCATGAATAACCccctgcgagatgaggatctcagcggcggtggttaaacatagacccaccatcggcgggtaaTCTGGTCGATGATGGCTCGCGCTGGGTtatagggtttatgttcatagaacgttacctgtatatcaagagtGTCTAGTGAAATGCTttaagtccggtagcgcgggtacgATTGCGCTGTCCTAGACAGCGCTGATGGTCTGTACGTGGATACTTAAAATAGTATGTGTGTAAGTTCTCCGAGAACAGATCCTCTGTcttgtgattcgagtccgttatttatagctacagtgcCGTTTGCTTATTGGAGCCACGTGTCCCACGTTGCTTTCTTGTCGGTACTGCTGACCCTTCAGGGGACGGGGACCAGGGAACAGTACTGTTGCTCTCTGCTGACTGTCGGTTCTTTTGCTGGGATCATGGCAAGTACGAGACACGTCATCCTCATCTAGCGCGCTACTATAGCCTAGCACACATTTACTTGCACCTGGAGTGCTAGAGCGCGAGGTCTGTGCATAtatggtgcaagtgtgatgcgcaacGCTAGCCAATCGGGTATGCGTGTCATTAGTAACCCTAACTGTGATGACCAGGAAAATTCCgcattattaaattaattacaggataaaatgTTTCTGACACGGtaagcgaacctattatgttgagtcttaaaacttcttgaactagtttacacatttATGTACTCATTGGacttaccctacgattcacgaacaaactgtaatttaaaacttGAAACCCGATAAGAAAATATTACATGATTTACTTTCTAAAATGAAAACGttgtatgatataata
This window of the Rutidosis leptorrhynchoides isolate AG116_Rl617_1_P2 chromosome 7, CSIRO_AGI_Rlap_v1, whole genome shotgun sequence genome carries:
- the LOC139857835 gene encoding uncharacterized protein yields the protein MNTFLKDLPTLTALIAGETLILYLAVSKEAVSSVFVAERGDAQMPIYFVSKALSGSELNYLLIEKLVYALVVTAQRLTKLVIELGEHEIAYCARSAIKGHVMADYLAETAADMPVIYDPEQLPAPPPELWELYTDGAVSSEGAGAGLILIGPHREEHTYALRFNFKVTNNEAEYKALLAGMRIARELGVKKLHAYVDSQLVANQINGTFETNDKFIQSYLALVHSLADTFIDFRISQILKNQNKQADVLNKLAALIFNHLKRRY